The Haloarcula rubripromontorii region CTGTGCGGGCGTGGCGTCGAGTTCGTCCGCGACGGCGCGGAGTTCGTCGAGGACGTGCCAGCCACGCTCCGAGAGGTAGAAGTCCTCGAAGCGGTCGGACAGCGAGCCGCGAGCGCCCTCCGGCCCCTCGAAGGCCGTCGGGTCGTCGTCGTCCGTGCGCTCGTACTTGCCCGTGAGGAAGCCGCCGGCCAGCGGCGAGTACGGACAGACCGCCATGTTCTGGTCGGCACACACGTCGAGGTACTCCTTCACGTCGTCGCGGTAGCCGGCGTGGAACAGCGGCTGTGTCACCTCGAAGCGCTCGTAGTCCTCGACGTCGCTTTTCCAGAGCGCCTTGGTCAACTGCCAGGCGGCCATCGTCGACGCGCCGAGGTGGTGGACCTTGCCTGCGCGGACGAGGTCGTCAAGCGTCGACAGCGTCTCCTCGATGTCGCTGTGTTCGTCCCAGCGGTGGATGTAGTAGAGGTCCAGATAGTCCGTATCGAGGCGGTCGAGCGTCCCCTGAATCTGGGCGCGAATGTGCTTGCGGCCCAGACCGGAGTCGTTGGGACCGGGCTCGCCGCGGCCGTCGAAGGGGAAGTACACCTTCGAGGCGATGACGAAGTCCTCGCGGTCGTAGTCCTCCAGCCACTCGCCGATGTACTCCTCGCTGGTCCCGTTGGGGTTGCCGTAGACGTTAGCGGTGTCGATGAAGTTGATGCCCCGCTCCCAGGCCGCATCGAGCAGTTCGTGGGCCTCCTCGCGGTCGGTCTCGACGACGCCGCCGGTCTCACGGCCGAAACGCCAGGTCCCGAAACACAGCTGTGAGACCGTCGTTCCCGTCGAACCGAGTCTGGTGTACTCCATATCGGGGCCACGACGGGCGACCGGAAAAAGGGGCGCGGTCCCGGCGAAGGCCGTCCGGTACTCCTACGACCGCATCGTGGACGCCGCGACCACCAGCCCGGTCACCAGGAGAAACGCCACGAGAGAGAGGTTCGGCACAGTCAGGCCGAGTACGCGGTACTGTATCTGCGCACAGCTGACCGCTCCGAGACCACAGGTCGTCTGGCTCACCTGCAGCCAGGAGTGGTAGGCCGCGACGGCGGCTCCCGGCACCGCGAGCGGGAGCGCCGTCCGGACGACGCCGGGGCGGTCCTCGACGGCGGCGACGCCGAGGACGACCACCAGCGGGTACATGAGGATACGCTGGTACCAGCAGAGCCGGCAGGGCGTAAGCCCAAGACCCAGCGAGAGATAGAGGCTGCCGGCCGTCGCGACGGCGGCGACGGCCGTCGCCGCGGCCAGCAGGAGCCGAGGTCGGTCGAAGACGGATCGCGGTTCGGCCACATGGAAGCCAGTGATTGCTGGCGGAAAAAGCGTTCCGAGAGGCGACCCTCTCCTCGGCTCCTGCTTGGCCGGATCGCCAGCGCTCGCTTTTTCAGTCTCCCCGTCGACAGCCAGCGTATGCCCGAGGATTCGGATCCCGAGGCGAACCTCGAACAGTGGAAGTCGGCGATGCAGGAAGAGCACGCCGAGGCCATCGCGAACCCGGACCCCGACGAGTCCCATCGCATCGAGGGCGTGGCACAGGTCACGTACCGGGTGACCTTCGACTACGACGCCGGCGAGGACGCGCTCGAACGGGCAACCGCCGAGGAGGTCGACGACCTGACCGACCCGGAACTGCTCTCCTGTGCGTGTGGCGTCCGCGGGATGACCCCCGAGGAAGCCCGGGAGCACATGGCCGCCGCCGTCGAGCAGGAGTAGGCCGACGGTCTCAGTCGTGGATGGTCACGCCGGACTGGTCGACCGAGATATCGAGCAGGCTGGTCACCTCGTAGTCGGTGTCGTCGAGCGCCGACTCGCCCTGTTTCCGGAAGACGACGACGATATCCGAGATGTTCGCGCCGATGTCGTCCAGCGCCTCGCAAATGGAGGCCATCGTTCCGCCGGTCGAGAGCAAGTCGTCGACGATGAGCAGGTCGTCGCCGGCCTCGATGTCGTTGATGAACATCTCCGACTCGGAGTAACCGGTGGTCTTGTGCAGCGGGACCTCGTCGTCGAGGCCGTAGGAGCGCTTGCGGATGACCACGAGCGGGATGTCGGTCTGCAGCGAGAGCGCAGTCGCGATGTGGATACCCATCGCCTCCGGCGCGACGATTTTGTCTACGTCGAGGTCGGCCGCCCGTGTTACGCCGACGACGACCTCGCGGAGGAGTTCGGGTTCCAGCATCGGCACGCCGTTGCTGAGCGGGTGGACCAGGTAGGAGTATCCATCCTTGTCGATGATCGGGGCCTCGTGTAGCGACTCGCGGAGCTTCTCCATGCCCCCGTTACCTGAAGCGAGACAATAAACCGTTCGAGGCTCCGCCGTGGTGTGTGCCGCGATAGCGCACGAACTGCCACTCGGTCGCGGCGTCAGTCCGCCGTCGAGGTCGAACGGTCTCGTTTCGTCTCGAACGGGCTGTCTTCGATGATGTCCCGGGCGGTGTGTTCGCCGCTGATGAGACACATCGGCATCCCGATGCCGGGCGTCGTGTAGGCCCCGGTGTAGTAGAGTCCGTCCAGCCCGGCGCGGTGGCTGGGGCGGAGCGGGCCGGTCTGGAACAGCGTGTGTGCCAGTCCGAGCGCCGTCCCCTGGGGGTCGCCATAGCGCTCTGCGAAGTCGCTGACACACGCCGTCTCCTCGACGACGATGCGGTCGCGGAGGTCCACGCCGGTCTGTTCGGCGAGGTCGTCAAGAACGAACTCCCGGTATTCCTCGCGGACGTCGGGGCCGTCGTCCAGCCCCGGCGCGATGGGGACGAGGACGACCACGGCGTGGTGGCCATCGGGGGCGACCGTTTCGTCGGTCTTGGACGTGACTGAGAGGTAGTAGGCGGGGTCGTCGGGCCACGCCGGCCGGTCGAATATCTGCTCGAAGTGGTCGTCCCAGTCCGTCGGCAACACCAGCGAGTGGTGGGCCAGCGGGTCCACGTCGCCCTCGACGCCGAGATACAGCATGAACGCCGAGGGCGCGTAGGTCTGGTCGTCCCAGTGGTCCGGGTCGTGGTCGCGAACGGCTGGGTCGAGCAGATTCTGTTCGGTGTCGGCGGGATTAGCGTTGCTGACAACGATATCCGAGTCGACGACGCCGTCCTCGGTGGTCAGTTCGAACGCCCCCGCCTCGCCGGCGATGTGCTGGACCTCGGTCCCAGTCTGAATATCGACGCCGAGTTCGCGGGCGAGTGACCCGAGGCCGTCGACGACGCCGGCGATGCCGCCCTCCGGGTAGAACACGTTCATATTCAGATCGACGTGGCTCATGATGCTGTACAGCGCCGGGGTGTTGTGTGGTGCGCCGCCCAGAAACACCAGCGTGTATTCGAGCAACTGCCGGAGCTTTGGGTGGTCGATGTAGCGGCTGACGTAGTTGTCCATCGAGCCGAACAGCCGCGCCCGCGGCGCGAGCGGGAACAGGTCGGTGTCGACGTAGTCGCGCAGTCGCTCGCGGCCCTCGTAGACGACCCGGTCCATCGCCAGTTCGTAGTTGCGCTCGGCGGTGTCGAGGTACTCGGCCAGCGCGTCGCCGGCCCCGTCCTCGTAGGACTCGAACACCTCGCGGGCGTTCTCGCGGTTGGGCCGCATCGTCACGCGGTCCCCGTCCTTCCAGAACACCCGGTACTGGGGGTCCAGCCGCTCCAGTTCGTAGTAGTCGCTCGGCTCGCGGTCGAAGTGCCCGAAGAAGCGCTCGAACACGTCGGGCATCAGGTACCACGACGGGCCGGTGTCGAACCGGAAGCCGTCGCGTTCGAGTACGCCCGCGTGCCCGCCGAGACGGTCGTAGCGTTCGAGCAATCGAACGTCGGCCCCGGCGTCGGCCAGATAGCACGCAGCCGAGAGGCCGCCGAAGCCGCCGCCGACGACGGTCACCGTCCGGT contains the following coding sequences:
- a CDS encoding disulfide bond formation protein B produces the protein MAEPRSVFDRPRLLLAAATAVAAVATAGSLYLSLGLGLTPCRLCWYQRILMYPLVVVLGVAAVEDRPGVVRTALPLAVPGAAVAAYHSWLQVSQTTCGLGAVSCAQIQYRVLGLTVPNLSLVAFLLVTGLVVAASTMRS
- a CDS encoding phytoene desaturase family protein, giving the protein MRDGLPRDRTVTVVGGGFGGLSAACYLADAGADVRLLERYDRLGGHAGVLERDGFRFDTGPSWYLMPDVFERFFGHFDREPSDYYELERLDPQYRVFWKDGDRVTMRPNRENAREVFESYEDGAGDALAEYLDTAERNYELAMDRVVYEGRERLRDYVDTDLFPLAPRARLFGSMDNYVSRYIDHPKLRQLLEYTLVFLGGAPHNTPALYSIMSHVDLNMNVFYPEGGIAGVVDGLGSLARELGVDIQTGTEVQHIAGEAGAFELTTEDGVVDSDIVVSNANPADTEQNLLDPAVRDHDPDHWDDQTYAPSAFMLYLGVEGDVDPLAHHSLVLPTDWDDHFEQIFDRPAWPDDPAYYLSVTSKTDETVAPDGHHAVVVLVPIAPGLDDGPDVREEYREFVLDDLAEQTGVDLRDRIVVEETACVSDFAERYGDPQGTALGLAHTLFQTGPLRPSHRAGLDGLYYTGAYTTPGIGMPMCLISGEHTARDIIEDSPFETKRDRSTSTAD
- a CDS encoding aldo/keto reductase, producing the protein MEYTRLGSTGTTVSQLCFGTWRFGRETGGVVETDREEAHELLDAAWERGINFIDTANVYGNPNGTSEEYIGEWLEDYDREDFVIASKVYFPFDGRGEPGPNDSGLGRKHIRAQIQGTLDRLDTDYLDLYYIHRWDEHSDIEETLSTLDDLVRAGKVHHLGASTMAAWQLTKALWKSDVEDYERFEVTQPLFHAGYRDDVKEYLDVCADQNMAVCPYSPLAGGFLTGKYERTDDDDPTAFEGPEGARGSLSDRFEDFYLSERGWHVLDELRAVADELDATPAQVALRWLIEQPDITCVPIVGARTVDQLDENVGATDISLSDEQFNRIVSARYADDGERWGHRE
- the hpt gene encoding hypoxanthine/guanine phosphoribosyltransferase → MEKLRESLHEAPIIDKDGYSYLVHPLSNGVPMLEPELLREVVVGVTRAADLDVDKIVAPEAMGIHIATALSLQTDIPLVVIRKRSYGLDDEVPLHKTTGYSESEMFINDIEAGDDLLIVDDLLSTGGTMASICEALDDIGANISDIVVVFRKQGESALDDTDYEVTSLLDISVDQSGVTIHD